The stretch of DNA CCCACGGTCATAGCTGGCTCCTAGGCGGGACGGGCCTGACCCTGCCGCTGGTCGAGCATTGCCGCCGGGCCGGAGTGGTCTTTGACGATCACTTCTTCGCCACCGGTCTCGAGTTCGGTGGGGACGGGGGCCGAGTGGCCGGGCTGGTCGGAGTGGACCTTCGCAGTGGCGCGGCCGTCACCCACCCGGCCGAGGCGGTGGTCCTGGCCACCGGTGGCGCCGGCCGGGTCTATGGGCGGACGGACAACCCGGCCCGGACGACCGGCGACGGGTACGTGCTCGCCTATGAGGCCGGACTGGAGCTACTGGACATGGAGTTCGTCCAGTTTTACCCGCTCGGCGTGGCCGAGCCCGGGGCCCCGATCTGGATGATCGGCCTGGAGGTGACCGACCAGGTCCCCCTGACCAACTCGGAGGGAGACCCCTTCCTGGAGCGGCTCCTGCCCGAATGGGGGCTGAAGTCAGGGGCGCAGGCCAACCTATTCGCCCGCGACCGGGCGGCGCGAGCCGTGGCCTCCGAGTGGGCCGCCGGCCGCCAGGTCTTCCTGCACCTCGAGACCCTCAGCCGGGAGGACTGGAAAGACCCGTACTTCGCGGCTCTGGGGCATCTCTATCCGCCCGGCTTCGACCGCGCGTCCCGGCCCATGCGGGTGGCGCCTGTGGAGCACTACTTCGCCGGCGGAGTCCGGGTCGACGCCCGCACCCACACGGCCATCCCCGGCCTGTTCGCCTGCGGTGAGGTCACCGGGGGTACCGACGGGGCCAGCCGGGTCGGCGGCAATGCCCTCTCCCAACTGGCCGTCTTCGGGGCGGTGGCCGGCCGGGAGGCGGCCGCTTACGCCGCGGTCGCCCCTCAGGCCCGGGCCGGGCAGGCCGGCAACGCTTTCCACAAGCTGGCCGCCCGCCTGGACGGCTGGCACAGGCAGGCCGGTCGTTCGACCGGGGAGGAGCCGGCGACCCTGCGCCGCGAGGTCAACCGGGTTGCCGACGAGCATCTTGGTCCGCTCCGCAACGGGGAGGGCCTGCGCACCGCGAGCCGGGCCCTGGAGGCCGCCGCCGCCCGCCTTCCCGGCCTCGCGGCGGGCGATGGACGGGGCCTCATGGAGGCCCTCGAAGTCGGCAACCTCGTCAGGGGGGCCCGGATGGTCGCCGCCGCGGCCCTGGTCCGCGAGGAGAGCCGGGGGGTCCATTACCGCACGGACGCCCCGGCGGAGGATCCTTCGTGGCTCAGGCACCTGGCGGTGGTCCGGGGACCGGACGGGTCACCGCGGGTCATTCCGTCAGACGCGGGAGTGGTCGGCCTTGGCGGGGAGTAGGCCGCTGAGAGTCCTCTTCCTCTGCGGGCTCAACTCGACTCGGAGTCAGATGGCGGAGGGCCTCGCCAGGGTCATCGGGGAAGGCCGTCTGGCCCCCTCCAGTGCCGGGATCCGCGCCGGCCGGGTCGATCCGCGGGCCGCCGCGGTGATGGACGAGATCGGGGTCAGCTTGAGCGGCCAGTCCTCAAAGGTCGTCACCGACGAAATGCTGGCCCGGACCGATCTGGTCGTGACCCTCTGCGACCCGGCCCGCGACGCCTGCCCGGTCACCCCGCCCGGCGTAGCCCGCCGCCACTGGCCCATTCCAAGCCTTGATGAGCTGTCTGGGCCGGACGTGCCCGAATCGACTTGGCGCCCGGCCTATCGGGCGGTGCGGGACCGGATCCTGGTCCACATTAAGGAGTTCTTGCGCGAGGAGAACGGCCAAGCTCGTTGACTAAGGCCGTTGACCGGGTCATCCGGAAACGCGTCGTCCCCCATTGGATGTCGGCATGTGGGGGACTTCGTCGAACGGTCTATTGACCCTTCAGGGAGGATCTTGAAAGACCGAGAGGGGAAATATTGAAATAGTAAATGATGGGAGTCGACGGGCGAGGTGTTTTCCTCCGGAGAAGCCTGTCCGGTCTTGGCTCCTGTCAAGTGCAATGAAGGATGAGGAGGGATAAGTGTGCAAAGACGAAGGGTCTCGGTACTGTTGACCTTTGTCGTCACTGGGTTTCTCGTGGTCGCCGGACTCTCCAAAGGAGCGCAAGCCGGTTTTGCTGGCAGCTTGGACAGCCCGGTAGTCGCTGGTCTGAACGCTGCCTATCTCTATGCTGAGGCAGACCAATATGGATGGGGTCACACGGGGGCGGATTTCGAGTGCGCTTCTGGATCAAATGTGTCCGCGGCAGGCGCGGGGACAGTCGAGTTCTCAGGGGCCGCTCTCAACGTGGAGAATTCCGGGACCGCTAGAGGCGGAGCCAGCAACTACATCGTATTGGCGACGACGGCTTCCGCAGTGGACGGAGCTTACTTCAACAGGGTAGTCTACATAACCGGAGGGACGGGAAATCATCAGTCGCGGGTGATTACTTCCTACGAGGGCGCTACCAGAAAAGCGTTCGTGGGAGCGAGCTGGAGCCCTATCCCTGATACAACCTCAACGTACGACGTAGGCACCTACCGTTCATACGGTGAGCACATCATCATCAATCATTCAACCGGCTACTACTACACGCTATACGCGCATATGCAGAGCCGAGCGGTTTTTAGCGGGTGGGTATCGTCTGGACAATACCTTGGTTTGTCGGATGACACCGGGAACTCGTCGGGAGCCCACCTTCATTTCGAGGTGAGGAGAGGGGCGAACGCCGTAAATTACGTGCGTAACCCCGAGTCTTGGCTGGCCAGGAGCAATCAGTCACCCTATGGAGCACTCCGGGGCTTGGTCACTGACGCAAGCGGAATCACCCTTTGCCAGGTACGTGTCGCAGGAGCATCCAAGCCAACTGACTACCGGTATGGGGCAAGTTACTCATACGCGCTAAACCTATATGGGGGTCAGCAATTCGGAGATGTCTCCGAGTATGGCATAAACTACTACATAGGACGGGCGCCCAGCGGCTCCGTCACCCTGACATACACGGCGGCTGGAAAGACCGCCCAGACCGTCAGCGCCACAGTGGACAGCGGATTAGACAAGCTCCTAACCACCGTCATGATGCCTTAGGAGGTGCAAGCCGTGAAGCGTGTGAAGATTGTTCTGATGTTCAGCTTCATCGTGGGAATGTTGGCCGCAAGTCTATGGGAACTGACCCGGTCAAGTGAGGCCCAAGCTACGGCCCTCGCAATATCAACGCTCTCCTCACCAAACGGCATGAAAGTTGCCCGATTGAGTGTCCTTGGGCAGCTTGATACGGACGGCACTGCAGTTTTCACTGTTGACGGCCTGACAAGCCACTCAGGCGTTAATGCTGTCCTTTGGGCACAACCCAGCAGCGACTTGCTCCAGTGGATCGACGATACTCACTACCTGCTAGGCGGGACGACAGTAATCGAAGCGGACACCGGGAACACGGAACCCCTGCCGCTGACGTTTAAGTTGACCTATCTAGGCTATGCGGTGTCACCTGACCACACGTCGGTCGCGGTGGCGGTCAAGAACTATGACACGGGGACAGGTCAGATCTGGGTCATCCCCTTTGGGGGTGCTCCATTGCTGCTTTTCGATGCGCCACTCAGCGGCCGCGTCCTCGAGCCCACCGTGTCCCTGGCGTGGGGGCCGAACCGAATCCTCTATTTCGACTTCATGGATGACAAGACCTCACGCATCCACCGGTCCGTGGACATGGGCTCACCCGAAGTGTTGGTGGACAACGCTGCGTGCCCCCAACCCTCCAAGGACGGGAGGTTCCTTGCCCTGACCCAGACCGATCAGGGGGGCAGGGGTTTCCGCAAGGCCATAGTGGACGCCAGCAACGGACAAGTGAAACGAGCCGATCTGCCGGTCGGGGTCGTAACCTGGAGTAGCGTCCCGGGCATGTTCGGTATTCACTTTGGCCGACGGATCGCGGCCTACCGGCTTGGCAGAGACGCACCCGTTGCTGAAGTTGACCTACCTGGCCTAGTAGCCTGCCTCGACTGGAGCGGCGAAGGCATCCAGGTGACGGCCATAGACGTGGAAGGTGTCCAGGTCAGGAGAATCGAACAACTCAACGTACCTATCCCGAAGTGACGAGGGGCAGAGGGGGTCTGACACGTGTTCGCCCGCATGAGGATCGTATGCCTGTCTCTGGCCATAGGGGTAATGGTCTTAGGCTGCATGAAGGCTGCAGTTCCTCCGAACACTGTGATAGACCCCCCGCCGGTTCCCGCGTCACCGGCTCCTGTGTCACCTACGCCTGCGGAAGCTGAGGAAAACCCCTTGACTGCGCTCGTATCGTCCAGCCCCAATGGCCGCTACAGCGTGCTAGGAGTCGTGAGGCCCAAGATCGAGTCAGATGGATACGCCAGTGTGCTCGCCAAGACTCGAGACACGGAACTTGGCCTTCAAAAGTACTTCAACCCTTGGATTACGAGTTCTGACCAACTGATAAATTGGGTAGATGGCAGTTCGTTCATATGGGACGGACGGATTCTGATCGACCTCGAGAAAAACGCGCGTTTTGAGCTTCCCGTTCCGGGCCCACCTCTCTCCTGGACCTTCGTACCTTCCGATCGGTCTGTCGTAGAGCTCGTTCTCAAGCAGGGCGGTCTTCTTGAGATCTGGTCCTTACCTCTTTCCTCTGAAGAGCCACGAACGATATACAGTAAGAAGCTTGATACGGCGATCGGGGAGATCTCGGGCAGGATAGCCGCCGGGCCCGATGGCTCAGTGTACTTTTCGGTGCCTGAGGCAAAGGAATTCTCGGTCTTCAGGCTATCGAAAGACGGGTCCGTAACGCCGATCCAGAGCGCGGCCTCCAATCCGACGCTGTCCCCCAACGGCAGGTATCTTGCCTACACCTTCCTCCCCGTTGGGGGACAGCCCTCAACCAGAATCCTTGATCTCAAGACCTCGACCAATTTGTCCCTTGACTTACCGATTGGGATTTCGTCCTGGTCGGGCGACTCCAAGCTAATCGCAGTCTTGGGGCCCAGGGCCATTACCGTTGCTGACGTCCCCAGTGGCATGACGATACGATCTATTGACTGCGAGGGTCATCCACTTCTCGCCCACTTTGAGGGGTCCCGGCTGTCGTTTGCCGAAGCCGATATGTCACCAAGCCGGTTTCAGAAGGTGACACTTAGGCAGGTTGAGCTGATAACTGACGACAAGTAACCTCGGTGATTCTCTCGAACCAGGAGCAGGAATACGCGGGGTTACAGTCAGCCCCTTTGATACCCCTCGGGGTGTCCGCGCTTTTGGGCATGGCAGGCACAACGAGCCCGGCTGATGGTGCGGCGGCCCCGGGAGCTGATGTAGCCATAGGCCAGTTTCCGCACCTGAAGATAGGACCTATATTGGGGGAAAGCTTCACCGGCGGTCAAGAGGAGGGACTCGAAGGCCTCGACCAGAGTGGTCACGGCCGATCCCAAGAGCCCGTATGTGTTTTTTCCCGTCTTCACGGACTTCTCTTGGTTGGCCACCTTCTTCAGGACGGCCGAGACCAACAAATCGCGGCTGACGGAAACCCCGAAAACCACCTGAGTCTGCTCAACAATGTCGCGGATGTGTAATGGGTGTCCCGATCTGGCCAGCACTTCGTAAGCCATGTCGGTTTGCGACATACTCTTGTCCTGCGGGTCTTGACTCTCGGCCGCCGACGGAGATCTCCCGAAAGCCTCTTTCTCGCGGCGCAGCTCTCTAATCGCTCGTAATTGGGCTCTTAACAGCCTTTCAAGGACGTCGAGAACCTCGCCATCATTGGACTCGCTTGACATGAATATACTCCTCCCATCTTAAGGAAGAGTGTACCACAAAAGCGTCCAGCTGTATGGCCCGATTCTCGGATAGCCCACGGATTTGAGCGGCTCCACGAGACCCGGCTCTCCGGGTGGCCCCTCTGGAGCACTACTTCTGCGGCGGCGTCCGGGTTGACGCCCGCGCCCGCACGGCCATCCCCGGCCTGTTCGCCTGCGGCGAGGTCACCGGGGGTACCGACGGGGCCAGCCGGGTCGGCGGCAACGCCCTCTCCCAACTGGCCGTCTTCGGCGCGGTGGCCGGCCGGGAGGCGGCCGACTTCGCCGTGGCCGCCGGACCCGCCCCGGAAGGGCCGGCCGCCCGCCTTGACCGGTGGCGCGACAACGCCCGGCGGTCGGCCGGGGAGACCCCGGCCGACCCTGCGCCGCGAGGTCAACCGCATCGGCGACGTATACCTGGGCCCCCTCCGCGATGGCCGGGGCCTGCGCGCCGCGGCTCAGGCGCTGGAGGCCGTGGAGGGCCGCCTGGCCGGTCTCGCGGCGCCTGGCGAACGGGGGGATACTGGAGGCCATCGAAGTCGGCAACCTCGTCAGGGTGGCCCGGATGGTCGCCGCCGCGACCCTGGTCCGCGAGGAGAGCCGGGGGGTCCATTACCGCACGGACGCCCCAGCGGGGGATCCTTCGTGGCTCAGGCACCTGGCGGTGGTCCGGGGACCGGACGGGTCGCCGCGGGTCATTCCGTCAGACGTGGGAGTGGTCGGCCTTGGAGAGTAGGCCGGTGAGAGTCCTCTTTCTCTGTGGGCTCAACTCGACCCGGAGCCAAATGGCGGAGGGCTTCGCCAGGATCCTCGGGGAAGGCCGTCTGGTCCCCTCCAGCGCCGGGATCCGCGCCGCCCCGAGAATTCAGCGACGCCACCCTCGCCCTCACGCGCGAATGGTGGCGTTACCTTATTATGCCTGTCTTGAGGCTTTCAGCTCAAAGCACTCCAGGATTAGGAGGTCGGCCAGAACATGAGCGATGATGCAGAATTAGGCCCGAAGAAGTGATTCCCCCAACGGCCAGTCCGAAGAATACAGCCACGGTGGCTCCCACGACGACCTCTCGCGGTCCAAGGCGGCTCTCCCTGGCGGGGGATGGGGAGAAACGGCATGACTTGGCTAGGGCCATCCCGGGGAAACGGATCTTTTCCGAGATCGCCAGCCCAGCCCAGGCCAGAGCGGCCTGGACCAATAGAGGCGGAACAAACGTCTGTCCCCACCCTACGTCATAGGTCGCCAGGTAGAACGAGGACAGGGCGCCGGCGACGGCGGCGCCCAGCGCCAGACCTATCCACAGGTGCCATCCCACGACGCCGCGCTGCCTGCTCTCGGACCACAGCCAGATGACACCGACCGCGGCAGCCGCAAGAACGGTCAATTGAACCGCTCCCTGCACGCCCATCACCCCGGCTCCGAGCCTGGGATTGCCATGGGGAGGGAACGGTCAAGACATTGGACAGCGTAAGCCGTACTTTGATGGGACTCCGAGGTTGACCTATGCCCGAAAGATCCAATCAAGGAAGGTTCAAAATAGCCAGCAACGACAACCGACTGGCCGGAGACGCGAAAGGCCGTCGGCATTGCCAACGGCGCGGGCTAAGGTACACATAAAATCGTGGCGGCTCGCAGGTACCGCCGAACCACACCGAAGTGTAGTTCGGCGGTACCTGCGACTTATCCTTCTTTATCGCATAGTCACAGTACTGCGGAGGTTTATGGCTGGTTCCATTATGCGAACGTTATCATGCTAAGCCAAAATGATCATGTTAATCAATCGTGATCACGTTTTTCCCACACCGCATCCCTACCAGGCTTGCTGCAACGAATGATGCCTTGCTTACGTAATTCCGCCAACGCCCGGTTAATGGTCGGACGGCTGACAACGGGGCATGCTCTCTCCACGTCTGCGTACCTGAACGGGTTCTGTTGGTGGAGCACAAAGTCAATGACCATTTGCCTCTTTGCCCCATGGGTTTGGATTACTGCTCCAACACGAGTTCCAAACTCTCTGTACGCGCCCAGCAGCATGACCCCAAGGAAATAACCCCACCAGGGAAGAAGGCTATGGGTTGACTCGTGCCATCCTCTAGATGATTCTCCGAGGGAGTCATAATAGCCATCCCGGTTGTCCTCGACCATGCCTTCAAGGCTTATGTAGCGACCAACCTCATACCCGGATTGGTAAAGGAGCAAGAGGGTGAGTAATCTGGCCATCCTTCCATTCCCGTCACGAAACGGGTGTATGCACAGGAAATCAAGAATATACGCAGGGATAAGGAGCAGAGGTTCGACCATGCTTTCATTTCGTAGATCGTTGAGCCGGTGATGAAGCCTCTCCATTGCATCTGGTGTCAGACTTGCGGGAACGGGTTTGAACCTTATGGACTTCCTGCCGCCGGAAAGGGTCTCCTCTATGGCATTGTCCGAAGACTTCCGCGTGCCTCCGACCGATGGGTGGAACTGATAGAGATCCCTGTGGAGTTGCAGGACTAGACCTGTCGTAAAGTCCATGCTGTCGTAGTTGGAGTGAATTGTCTTGAGCACATCCCTGTAGCCGGCGATCTCTTGCTCAGAGCGATTCTTCGGCAGCGATTTCATCGATACAATTTCTCGTATTCGCCCCGAAGCGGCAACAACACCCTCAATACGGTTTGACGCTTCGGTACTTTGGATGATGGCTGACAGTCTAAGAGATTCCAGAACTTGTGGTGCCTGCTCCTTGAAGAGCTGCTGCTTACCTTTACACTCACCTAGTATTCTAACAGTCTGCAGTAGACTCTGCGGAATGGGCTGCCTCTCAATGAATCCGGGCCCCAGAGAATTCATATTGGAACACCACCTCACGCCTAGTCTCT from Bacillota bacterium encodes:
- a CDS encoding arsenate reductase ArsC, with amino-acid sequence MAGSRPLRVLFLCGLNSTRSQMAEGLARVIGEGRLAPSSAGIRAGRVDPRAAAVMDEIGVSLSGQSSKVVTDEMLARTDLVVTLCDPARDACPVTPPGVARRHWPIPSLDELSGPDVPESTWRPAYRAVRDRILVHIKEFLREENGQAR
- a CDS encoding M23 family metallopeptidase, encoding MTFVVTGFLVVAGLSKGAQAGFAGSLDSPVVAGLNAAYLYAEADQYGWGHTGADFECASGSNVSAAGAGTVEFSGAALNVENSGTARGGASNYIVLATTASAVDGAYFNRVVYITGGTGNHQSRVITSYEGATRKAFVGASWSPIPDTTSTYDVGTYRSYGEHIIINHSTGYYYTLYAHMQSRAVFSGWVSSGQYLGLSDDTGNSSGAHLHFEVRRGANAVNYVRNPESWLARSNQSPYGALRGLVTDASGITLCQVRVAGASKPTDYRYGASYSYALNLYGGQQFGDVSEYGINYYIGRAPSGSVTLTYTAAGKTAQTVSATVDSGLDKLLTTVMMP
- a CDS encoding Fic family protein, producing MNSLGPGFIERQPIPQSLLQTVRILGECKGKQQLFKEQAPQVLESLRLSAIIQSTEASNRIEGVVAASGRIREIVSMKSLPKNRSEQEIAGYRDVLKTIHSNYDSMDFTTGLVLQLHRDLYQFHPSVGGTRKSSDNAIEETLSGGRKSIRFKPVPASLTPDAMERLHHRLNDLRNESMVEPLLLIPAYILDFLCIHPFRDGNGRMARLLTLLLLYQSGYEVGRYISLEGMVEDNRDGYYDSLGESSRGWHESTHSLLPWWGYFLGVMLLGAYREFGTRVGAVIQTHGAKRQMVIDFVLHQQNPFRYADVERACPVVSRPTINRALAELRKQGIIRCSKPGRDAVWEKRDHD
- a CDS encoding FAD-binding protein — protein: MGPRDDAARRVIIVGSGGAGLIAAAEAARQGASVTVVCKSPPGLASCTAYAGGGFTLGIGGEPPEKHRRLTAETGRGLNVPELLDALAYGAPEAVPALGDFGVTLRVDRGRASVSAHGHSWLLGGTGLTLPLVEHCRRAGVVFDDHFFATGLEFGGDGGRVAGLVGVDLRSGAAVTHPAEAVVLATGGAGRVYGRTDNPARTTGDGYVLAYEAGLELLDMEFVQFYPLGVAEPGAPIWMIGLEVTDQVPLTNSEGDPFLERLLPEWGLKSGAQANLFARDRAARAVASEWAAGRQVFLHLETLSREDWKDPYFAALGHLYPPGFDRASRPMRVAPVEHYFAGGVRVDARTHTAIPGLFACGEVTGGTDGASRVGGNALSQLAVFGAVAGREAAAYAAVAPQARAGQAGNAFHKLAARLDGWHRQAGRSTGEEPATLRREVNRVADEHLGPLRNGEGLRTASRALEAAAARLPGLAAGDGRGLMEALEVGNLVRGARMVAAAALVREESRGVHYRTDAPAEDPSWLRHLAVVRGPDGSPRVIPSDAGVVGLGGE